In one window of Sulfolobales archaeon DNA:
- the albA gene encoding DNA-binding protein Alba — translation MSLQPPSVNTVLVGKKPVMNYVLAILQMNSQGLTSIIIKARGRAIKKAVDAVEILRQRFLRDRIEIKKIEIGSDQVKTQDGRIVRVSTIEIHIEIKS, via the coding sequence ATGTCATTGCAACCTCCATCAGTAAATACAGTGCTAGTGGGTAAGAAGCCTGTGATGAACTATGTACTTGCAATTCTACAGATGAACAGCCAAGGACTTACGTCGATCATTATAAAAGCTAGAGGAAGAGCTATTAAAAAAGCCGTTGACGCGGTAGAAATTCTCAGGCAGAGATTTCTAAGAGATAGAATAGAAATCAAGAAAATTGAAATAGGAAGCGACCAAGTTAAAACCCAGGATGGAAGAATTGTGAGAGTCTCTACAATAGAGATCCATATAGAGATAAAGAGCTAG
- a CDS encoding 30S ribosomal protein S27ae codes for MPKSKRFRSSLYIITESGIKLKNRICKRCGSVMGYYKDSGGERWYCGKCHYTEPVRR; via the coding sequence ATGCCTAAGAGCAAAAGATTCAGATCCTCATTATATATAATTACAGAGAGCGGCATAAAACTGAAGAATAGGATCTGCAAGAGATGCGGATCTGTTATGGGATACTATAAGGATTCAGGCGGAGAGAGATGGTACTGCGGTAAATGCCATTATACAGAACCTGTGAGAAGATAA
- the argF gene encoding ornithine carbamoyltransferase: MKSMKGKSIISALDLDLEELYMIFDTTSIMKSRYYSGEKIINILPGRVLGMIFQKPSTRTRVSFEVAIKQLGGDSIYMSWNELQLGRGESVADTARVLGRYLDGIVARVYKQSVLEEMARYSGIPIINGLSDEEHPVQAVSDFYTIYEKFKRFKGLKIAFVGDGGDNVLNSLLAIGSKLGVDFWIATPPGYQPAKYILDKAYEFAEISGGSINITEDPRKAVSNADVVYTDVWVSMGQEGEREKRLRDLEPYRVDQKLMSLAKSTAVFMHCLPAHRGEEVVDEVIDGPQSIVWDQAENRLHTQKAILALVIR; the protein is encoded by the coding sequence ATGAAGAGTATGAAAGGTAAGAGCATTATATCAGCACTTGATCTGGATTTAGAGGAGCTCTACATGATATTCGATACCACATCGATAATGAAATCCCGCTACTACTCAGGTGAAAAAATCATAAACATCCTACCAGGAAGAGTTCTTGGAATGATATTTCAGAAACCCAGCACGAGAACTAGAGTAAGCTTTGAAGTAGCTATAAAACAACTAGGAGGCGATTCCATATACATGTCATGGAACGAGTTGCAGTTGGGAAGAGGAGAGAGCGTAGCTGACACAGCCCGTGTACTTGGAAGATATCTTGACGGTATTGTTGCCAGAGTTTATAAGCAGAGTGTGCTGGAGGAAATGGCTAGATACTCTGGAATCCCTATTATAAATGGATTAAGCGATGAAGAACATCCTGTGCAAGCAGTGTCAGATTTCTACACGATCTACGAGAAATTCAAAAGATTCAAAGGTCTTAAGATAGCATTCGTAGGCGATGGAGGTGATAATGTTCTTAACAGTCTTCTAGCAATAGGCTCTAAGCTTGGAGTAGATTTTTGGATTGCAACCCCACCAGGTTATCAACCTGCGAAGTATATACTGGATAAGGCGTATGAATTTGCTGAGATATCTGGAGGGAGTATAAATATTACAGAGGATCCTAGAAAAGCTGTGAGTAATGCTGATGTAGTGTATACAGATGTATGGGTTTCAATGGGTCAAGAAGGTGAGAGAGAGAAGAGGCTAAGAGATCTAGAGCCTTATAGAGTTGATCAGAAGCTTATGAGTCTTGCCAAGAGTACTGCAGTATTCATGCACTGCCTGCCAGCACATAGAGGAGAAGAGGTAGTTGACGAAGTTATAGACGGACCTCAGAGTATTGTATGGGATCAAGCTGAAAACAGATTACACACACAGAAAGCCATACTAGCTCTTGTAATAAGGTGA
- a CDS encoding adenosine-specific kinase, translating into MPEIKRFEVIQIPIPENTNVIIGHSHFIKTVEDIYEALVTSVPGIKFGIAFNEASGKRLVRIDGNDEELIKLASDTALKVGAGHFFVIYIRNAWPINVLNRLKDVQEIVRIYAATANPLQVIVAETDQGRGVIGVVDGFTPLGVEKDEDVSERRNFLRKIGYKK; encoded by the coding sequence ATGCCTGAGATCAAAAGGTTCGAAGTTATTCAAATACCTATACCCGAAAACACCAACGTTATCATAGGACATTCTCATTTCATAAAAACAGTAGAAGATATATACGAAGCTCTTGTAACATCCGTACCTGGAATAAAATTTGGAATCGCATTCAATGAAGCAAGTGGTAAGAGACTCGTGAGAATAGATGGAAACGATGAGGAACTTATAAAACTGGCTAGTGATACAGCTCTGAAAGTAGGAGCAGGACACTTCTTTGTGATATATATTAGAAATGCATGGCCTATAAATGTGTTGAATAGACTCAAAGATGTTCAGGAGATCGTGAGAATATATGCTGCTACAGCAAATCCTCTTCAAGTAATAGTAGCAGAAACAGATCAGGGTAGAGGCGTTATAGGAGTTGTAGATGGTTTCACACCTTTAGGTGTTGAGAAGGATGAGGATGTGAGTGAGAGGAGGAATTTCTTGAGAAAGATCGGATATAAAAAATAG
- a CDS encoding malate dehydrogenase, whose protein sequence is MIAIIGAGRVGTSAALYITYEELDDVVMIDVVPGRAQGEALDLSHALSILGKSVRVYGSTDFKDISGSDIVLVTAGFPRGPGMTREQLVEKNAEVVRDIAKKVAEYAPKASVILTTNPLDAMVYVFYKSSKLPRNQVMGFSGVLDSGRMRYYISTRLGIAPSSIEAMVIGQHGEKMLPLPRYSFISGAPLGRFLSAPEIQQVVSETIKAGARIIELRGYSSSYAPGAGLMLMAKAIKKDEKKIFLTSVCLEGEYGLKDVCVNVPAVLGRRGVEKIIEIELDPEEKRLFEESVKAIRDNVAQVPAKYLE, encoded by the coding sequence TTGATAGCTATCATAGGAGCTGGTAGGGTTGGTACGTCAGCCGCTCTCTATATAACTTATGAAGAACTGGACGATGTTGTCATGATAGATGTAGTTCCTGGGAGAGCTCAAGGAGAGGCTTTAGATCTGTCTCATGCTCTATCTATATTGGGTAAGAGTGTGAGAGTTTATGGATCCACAGATTTTAAGGATATAAGTGGTTCGGATATAGTGCTGGTGACGGCAGGTTTCCCCAGAGGTCCTGGAATGACTCGAGAACAGCTTGTAGAGAAGAATGCTGAGGTTGTTAGAGATATTGCTAAGAAGGTTGCTGAGTATGCTCCTAAAGCTTCTGTTATTCTAACGACCAATCCTCTTGATGCAATGGTGTATGTATTCTATAAGTCTAGCAAGCTTCCCAGAAACCAGGTCATGGGATTTAGCGGTGTACTAGATTCTGGTAGGATGAGGTATTATATATCAACAAGACTTGGTATAGCTCCATCAAGTATTGAAGCTATGGTGATAGGTCAGCATGGAGAGAAAATGCTTCCACTACCTAGATATAGCTTTATATCTGGAGCTCCTCTTGGAAGGTTTCTAAGTGCTCCAGAGATTCAGCAGGTTGTAAGTGAAACCATAAAAGCAGGGGCTAGAATCATAGAGTTAAGAGGCTATAGCTCATCTTATGCACCGGGAGCAGGTCTCATGCTGATGGCGAAAGCTATTAAAAAAGATGAGAAGAAGATCTTTCTTACAAGTGTATGTCTAGAAGGAGAGTACGGTTTAAAAGATGTCTGCGTTAACGTGCCAGCGGTTCTAGGTAGAAGAGGTGTTGAGAAGATTATAGAGATAGAACTAGATCCTGAGGAGAAGAGGTTATTCGAGGAGTCTGTTAAAGCTATTAGAGACAATGTAGCTCAGGTTCCCGCTAAATATCTCGAGTAG
- a CDS encoding NDP-sugar synthase — protein MNVIILAGGFATRLRPLTITKPKPLLPILDKPLLDWAYDNMVNNNVSRIILSLYNMADLIMSHVRNSWVKNDIKVEYVIEEKPSGDGGALAYTIKNLGNSLSYPVIISYGDLFTTASYKELYDFHLRRGGLMTIAGTRVSDVSRYGFLEVSEKGVLKRIIEKPRELTGVAGLVNAGIYVISEEASAIIERISSEGFGKVSIAKDILPRIISAGDVYVYIYEGIWSDIGTPRDYYRANLMALKILSGGGSYIDPTARISSRAIVQDPVYIGRNVVIKDNAVVGRNTIVMSDSEIREGAYVEESMIMRKSIIDEHSIIRGSIVGEDSYIGRWVRIYEESVLGSSVYVRELSCLPPKTMVLPYKEISEDLCLRKIKYTKPEEDPGFIVL, from the coding sequence ATGAATGTCATAATACTTGCCGGCGGCTTCGCTACAAGACTTAGACCTCTTACAATTACTAAGCCGAAACCTCTCTTACCTATTCTTGATAAACCTCTTCTCGACTGGGCTTATGATAATATGGTTAATAATAATGTATCAAGGATTATCCTCTCGCTATACAATATGGCAGATCTTATAATGAGTCATGTGAGGAATAGCTGGGTTAAGAATGATATTAAGGTTGAATATGTAATCGAGGAAAAACCTTCAGGGGATGGAGGAGCTCTAGCATACACTATTAAAAATCTTGGAAACAGCTTGAGCTATCCGGTTATAATATCTTATGGAGATCTCTTCACGACAGCTTCTTATAAAGAGTTATACGATTTCCACCTAAGAAGAGGAGGTCTGATGACTATAGCAGGTACTAGAGTTTCTGATGTGAGCAGATATGGTTTTCTAGAGGTTTCTGAGAAGGGTGTTCTGAAGAGGATTATTGAGAAGCCTAGAGAGCTTACAGGCGTGGCTGGCCTGGTTAATGCGGGTATTTATGTGATCTCTGAAGAGGCTTCTGCTATTATTGAGAGAATAAGTAGCGAGGGATTTGGTAAGGTTAGCATAGCTAAAGACATTCTACCTAGAATCATTAGTGCGGGAGACGTCTATGTTTACATATATGAGGGTATTTGGAGTGATATAGGAACTCCTAGAGATTATTACAGGGCAAATCTAATGGCTCTAAAAATTCTATCCGGAGGAGGATCTTATATAGATCCTACTGCCAGGATCAGCTCTAGAGCTATAGTACAGGATCCTGTGTATATAGGTAGAAACGTCGTTATAAAAGATAACGCTGTTGTAGGGAGAAACACTATTGTAATGTCTGACTCAGAGATAAGAGAAGGAGCCTATGTAGAGGAGTCCATGATAATGAGAAAAAGCATTATAGATGAGCATAGTATTATTAGAGGATCTATAGTAGGTGAGGATAGTTATATAGGTAGATGGGTTAGAATATATGAGGAAAGCGTGCTGGGAAGTTCTGTATATGTGAGAGAACTCTCATGCCTGCCACCAAAAACAATGGTGCTACCATATAAAGAGATATCAGAAGACCTCTGTCTACGAAAAATTAAATACACCAAACCTGAAGAGGATCCAGGTTTTATAGTGCTATAG
- a CDS encoding ribbon-helix-helix protein, CopG family, protein MGVKVVTVKMKEDLLNQLDRYALQMGMNRSEVIRSALKIMLNNGFEKKDSDKSRIMNMSNNESNEGFRRRYISITI, encoded by the coding sequence ATGGGTGTTAAGGTTGTGACTGTTAAAATGAAAGAAGATCTTTTGAATCAACTGGATAGATATGCTCTCCAGATGGGGATGAACAGATCAGAGGTTATAAGAAGTGCTCTGAAAATAATGCTGAATAATGGTTTTGAAAAGAAAGATAGTGATAAGAGTAGGATCATGAATATGAGTAATAACGAAAGTAATGAAGGATTTAGAAGAAGATATATTTCTATAACAATATAG
- a CDS encoding S16 family serine protease, with the protein MGVRIRARTIPIITLLLLIVLSIQPYSATTICSIGSRSIYLLAVAQDPSSGRYYGVATEAYISMIPGNGSIYISITPASQIDMQSSLSIGALIASYLSGVSLEKYDILVRIASDTPVVGGPSASAFMSIAVLSLLLNQSIPRDVVMTGMIMPDGSIGPVGGIPEKLQAAKSVNASIMLIPYGQAVSTDLNTGRQVNVISEGMNIGIKVVEVRDIYQAAQVFGLNISIPSPAQPSLDLGIRDFIREWASNLSVKVRDLLAEANASINSMPNLLRSVLSSYYSSALTSISRAEREFALGDYYSAASDYFSAGIMLDLIVWADRVNNNPSLYEDLYKYVMGNMSAAENLYKSLIDRVKSRGFVYLSELTLLNEIAYRVYDANVTASSLPKPGSSILTIDTLYRAVYSLWRINSIYDWVSLYQSLHPSGDMISLTSLERSSLTLANFLQTTFTYLSSLGVFSSSLSNIQQMIYDIYRFIGSGDLIMANSISIQASALSTAIMHQLFTTNITDTSIIVRDLALRYLGDLLSKGGDISLPSLYIMRGDSIQGSDPSSSIYYYELAIMNTFWYIILERALGILSPSTSYEITSTQTINTTITSQPTQITTQRISDQESLIRTLLIASVIVVVILFLLYRRISARRHT; encoded by the coding sequence GTGGGTGTAAGGATCCGTGCTAGAACTATTCCTATTATAACCCTCCTCTTATTAATCGTTCTAAGTATTCAGCCCTACTCTGCTACCACTATCTGTTCTATAGGTTCGAGAAGCATATACCTACTAGCGGTAGCCCAGGATCCTAGTAGTGGAAGATATTATGGTGTGGCTACCGAGGCTTACATATCGATGATCCCTGGAAATGGATCTATATATATATCAATAACTCCTGCATCTCAAATTGATATGCAATCATCTCTGAGCATAGGAGCTCTCATAGCATCATATCTCTCAGGAGTAAGTCTAGAGAAATATGATATCTTGGTTAGAATTGCTTCAGATACCCCGGTGGTAGGAGGGCCTTCAGCTAGTGCTTTCATGAGTATAGCAGTACTCTCACTACTTCTCAACCAGAGCATCCCGAGAGACGTGGTAATGACAGGGATGATAATGCCTGACGGGAGTATAGGACCTGTAGGAGGAATTCCAGAGAAGCTTCAGGCTGCTAAAAGTGTTAATGCGAGTATTATGTTAATACCATACGGCCAAGCTGTCTCAACAGATCTTAACACTGGTAGACAGGTTAATGTCATAAGTGAGGGTATGAACATAGGCATTAAGGTTGTTGAAGTGAGAGATATATATCAAGCTGCGCAGGTATTCGGCTTAAATATATCTATTCCATCACCAGCTCAACCATCTCTAGATCTTGGAATTAGAGATTTTATAAGAGAGTGGGCTTCTAATCTCAGCGTAAAAGTCAGAGATCTTCTTGCCGAGGCTAATGCTTCTATAAATAGCATGCCGAATCTTCTTAGAAGCGTTTTGTCAAGCTACTATTCATCTGCTCTCACCTCTATAAGTAGAGCTGAGCGTGAGTTTGCATTAGGAGACTACTACTCAGCAGCATCTGACTACTTCTCGGCAGGTATTATGCTAGACCTCATTGTATGGGCTGATCGAGTGAATAACAATCCTTCACTCTATGAAGATCTGTATAAGTATGTAATGGGTAACATGAGCGCTGCAGAGAATCTATATAAATCTCTGATAGATAGAGTAAAATCCAGAGGATTTGTGTATCTCTCAGAACTCACGCTGCTAAATGAAATAGCTTATAGGGTTTATGATGCAAACGTGACAGCGTCATCGCTACCTAAGCCCGGTTCAAGTATTCTAACAATAGACACACTTTATAGAGCTGTATACAGTCTTTGGAGAATAAATAGTATCTATGATTGGGTCTCTTTATATCAGAGTCTTCATCCTTCAGGAGATATGATAAGCCTCACATCATTAGAGAGATCTTCTCTCACTCTTGCTAACTTCCTTCAGACAACATTTACCTATCTCTCATCGCTAGGTGTTTTCAGCTCTTCTCTATCAAACATTCAGCAGATGATCTATGATATATATAGATTCATAGGTTCCGGAGATCTTATCATGGCAAACTCTATATCGATCCAGGCATCAGCTTTGAGTACAGCCATCATGCACCAGCTCTTTACAACTAATATAACAGATACATCAATCATAGTAAGAGACCTCGCATTAAGATACTTAGGAGATCTGCTTTCAAAAGGTGGTGATATATCTCTACCATCTCTCTATATAATGAGAGGAGATAGCATTCAAGGTTCAGATCCTAGCAGTTCAATATACTACTATGAACTAGCTATAATGAACACCTTCTGGTACATAATACTTGAAAGAGCATTAGGAATTCTAAGTCCTTCTACATCATATGAGATAACATCTACACAAACAATTAATACAACAATCACATCGCAGCCTACACAGATCACAACTCAGAGAATATCAGATCAAGAATCTCTCATAAGAACTCTGTTAATAGCTTCAGTCATTGTAGTAGTTATTCTATTCCTGTTATACAGGAGGATCTCAGCTCGAAGACATACATAA
- a CDS encoding GTPase, producing MVSMSYCFSRRIKGVRVYSFDEIRESVLEAFLRGRSSSRYSRDSLERAKARYLAKIRSAYNKFSSMISGCADLPRSNDIHPFYRDLINSFYEGKYDEILEKCRSVASISRRLYNIYRDSIRRASASNDIRRLSREFIGRILSTARRKLRDIDLLKKILIEISKMPCIEEEVLKVILSGMPQTGKSTLLSSLSRARPEISNYPFTTKNIIAGHYIDESSGIRIMFIDTPGLLDRPVEEMNQIELRAVHSLKHLADKIVFLLDPRKNFYYTLEQQLRVLDTVREISGKRDIIICINKIDIAGEDEISEVERKILERGFSKDFILRISALKKLGLEDLIRRVLEQH from the coding sequence ATGGTTAGCATGAGCTACTGCTTTAGCAGAAGAATTAAAGGAGTTAGAGTGTATAGTTTTGATGAGATTAGAGAGAGTGTGTTAGAGGCTTTTCTAAGAGGTAGGAGTTCTTCGCGGTATTCTAGAGATTCTCTCGAAAGAGCTAAAGCTAGATATCTCGCTAAGATTAGATCTGCTTATAACAAATTTAGTAGTATGATCTCAGGATGTGCAGATCTTCCTAGAAGTAATGATATACATCCTTTCTACAGAGATCTTATTAATAGCTTCTATGAAGGTAAATATGATGAGATTCTAGAGAAGTGTAGGAGCGTGGCTAGTATATCTAGAAGACTTTATAATATCTATAGAGACTCTATCAGGAGAGCTTCTGCGTCTAATGATATAAGAAGACTTTCTAGAGAGTTTATAGGTAGGATTCTCTCTACTGCTAGGAGGAAGCTTAGAGACATAGATCTTCTGAAAAAGATCTTGATAGAGATCTCTAAAATGCCTTGCATAGAAGAGGAGGTTCTTAAAGTTATATTAAGTGGAATGCCTCAAACAGGTAAGTCAACTCTTCTAAGCTCTCTCTCAAGAGCTAGACCAGAGATCTCTAACTATCCTTTTACAACCAAGAACATAATAGCAGGACATTATATAGATGAAAGCTCTGGGATTAGGATCATGTTCATAGACACTCCAGGACTTCTAGATAGACCTGTAGAGGAGATGAATCAGATAGAACTTAGAGCTGTACACTCTCTAAAACATCTGGCTGATAAAATAGTATTTCTACTGGATCCTAGGAAGAACTTCTACTACACATTAGAACAACAGCTAAGAGTTCTAGATACTGTTAGAGAGATCTCTGGGAAGAGGGATATTATAATATGTATCAACAAGATCGATATAGCTGGCGAGGATGAGATATCTGAAGTTGAGAGGAAGATCTTGGAAAGAGGGTTTTCCAAAGATTTTATACTCAGGATCAGTGCTCTGAAGAAGTTAGGATTAGAAGATCTTATTAGAAGAGTACTAGAGCAACACTAG
- the cyaB gene encoding class IV adenylate cyclase has product MEFEAKFRVESLERVERSLKELGAIFEEEVFEEDHYIDLYPCIKLRERDEALRVRISRSNKTSMRGEMTYKGPRVRKDLKIREELTTAVSDPYIIIEIFRRLGFKDHVIRKIRRIYRLGNYKIFLDRVEDIGSFVEIEVEGISKPEELIEHIKRFRSMVGVTGDYIVKSYLELWLEERGYA; this is encoded by the coding sequence ATGGAGTTTGAGGCTAAGTTTAGAGTAGAATCTCTAGAGCGTGTGGAAAGATCTCTAAAAGAACTTGGAGCTATTTTTGAGGAGGAGGTTTTCGAGGAGGATCACTATATAGATCTCTATCCATGTATCAAGCTTAGGGAGAGAGATGAAGCTCTTAGAGTTAGAATCTCTAGAAGTAATAAGACAAGCATGCGGGGGGAGATGACTTATAAAGGACCTAGAGTTAGAAAGGATCTGAAGATTAGAGAAGAACTTACCACAGCTGTTTCAGATCCTTACATAATAATAGAGATCTTTAGAAGACTTGGTTTTAAAGATCATGTTATAAGGAAAATCAGAAGAATCTACAGATTAGGTAATTATAAGATCTTTCTCGACAGAGTAGAAGATATAGGATCTTTCGTAGAGATAGAGGTAGAAGGTATTAGCAAGCCCGAGGAACTCATAGAGCATATCAAAAGATTCAGGTCTATGGTAGGTGTGACAGGAGATTACATAGTTAAATCCTATTTAGAGCTATGGCTTGAGGAGAGAGGCTATGCCTAG
- a CDS encoding SAM-dependent chlorinase/fluorinase, whose translation MPRKVSDIIALITDFGYRDPYVGAIKGVILSINPNARIIDITHEVAAYDIAEASYILLTTYREYPEGSIFVVVVDPGVGSSRRAIMIESKRYYFIGPDNGVLRPAAEDDGVERVIELSNSRFYRKPVSTTFHGRDIFAPVAAYLSLGIDPLEFGRIIDLKDLNESRLTRYCSREGEWIKTSVMYIDRFGNIVTGCRVSEVEEMIGGFKESQEYQIRVRGVESYKAVYQKSFSLAKPGEVVIYPGSMGYIEIAVYMSSFSRKTNSRKGDEIWIRI comes from the coding sequence ATGCCTAGAAAGGTTTCAGATATCATAGCTCTGATAACAGACTTCGGCTACAGGGATCCGTATGTGGGTGCTATTAAAGGTGTTATTCTATCTATAAATCCTAACGCGAGAATCATAGATATAACTCATGAAGTAGCAGCATATGATATTGCAGAGGCTTCATATATACTGCTTACAACATATAGAGAATATCCTGAAGGTAGTATCTTTGTTGTTGTAGTAGATCCAGGTGTAGGTTCGAGTAGAAGAGCTATAATGATCGAGAGTAAGAGATACTATTTCATAGGACCTGATAACGGTGTTCTAAGGCCTGCGGCAGAAGATGACGGTGTTGAGAGAGTTATTGAACTAAGTAATAGTAGGTTCTATAGAAAACCTGTTTCAACTACATTCCATGGTAGAGATATATTCGCACCTGTAGCTGCATATCTATCTCTTGGAATAGATCCTCTTGAATTTGGTAGAATAATAGATCTTAAAGATCTTAATGAGAGTAGACTTACAAGATACTGCTCCAGAGAGGGCGAGTGGATTAAGACTAGCGTGATGTATATAGATAGATTTGGAAACATAGTAACAGGATGTAGAGTAAGTGAGGTAGAGGAGATGATAGGAGGTTTTAAGGAATCTCAAGAGTACCAGATCAGGGTCAGAGGCGTAGAGAGTTATAAGGCTGTTTATCAGAAAAGCTTCAGTCTTGCTAAGCCTGGTGAGGTTGTCATATATCCTGGTAGCATGGGGTATATAGAGATCGCGGTGTACATGTCATCATTCTCTAGAAAGACTAATTCTAGAAAAGGAGATGAGATCTGGATAAGAATATAG
- a CDS encoding nicotinamide-nucleotide adenylyltransferase, whose amino-acid sequence MTVRGVFPGRFQPFHYGHLEIIKWSLEKVDELIIVIGTAQESHTIVNPFTAGERILMIRESLKEEKIDLSRIYIIPLPDVLMNSAWVQYMRIFTPPFNYGISRNPLVIRLFKEAGYEVLIPPAYKRDFYSSTKIRMLMIAGDRSWRDRVPPAVSRIIDEIKGVERIKEVSGAD is encoded by the coding sequence TTGACTGTAAGAGGAGTTTTTCCAGGAAGATTCCAGCCATTCCACTACGGGCATCTAGAGATTATTAAGTGGTCTCTAGAGAAAGTTGACGAGCTTATAATAGTGATTGGAACCGCTCAAGAGAGTCATACTATTGTGAATCCTTTCACAGCTGGTGAGAGAATCCTTATGATCAGAGAATCTCTGAAAGAAGAGAAAATAGATCTGAGTAGAATATATATCATACCTCTACCAGATGTTCTAATGAACTCAGCATGGGTTCAATACATGAGAATATTCACACCTCCATTCAACTATGGTATAAGCAGGAATCCTCTCGTTATAAGATTATTCAAGGAGGCTGGATACGAGGTTTTAATTCCTCCAGCATATAAGAGAGATTTCTATTCTTCTACAAAGATCAGAATGCTTATGATAGCAGGAGATAGATCGTGGAGAGATAGAGTTCCTCCTGCAGTATCAAGAATCATAGACGAGATCAAAGGTGTTGAGAGAATTAAAGAGGTATCCGGTGCTGATTAG
- the rtcA gene encoding RNA 3'-terminal phosphate cyclase, translated as MIEIDGSFGEGGGQILRYSLALSAIVGEKIRITNIRARRDNPGLQRQHITVVNALKTITRGHAEGVEIGSTEIVFEPSGIYGGEYTFDIGTAGSATLVLQSILPVLAFADKPSKIRIRGGTDVPWSPTYDYFNSVFIEFIRRLGYDVSLKIFRRGHYPKGGGEVIAEIRNCPRGFESIQLIERGRIIEVRGVSHAVRLPRHVAERQAQAASDKLRSLGIDAPINISIEAYPPDKDPHLGPGSGIALWAVTEKSILGSDYLGARDRRAEEVGERAARILFEDLSTGAALDRHMSDMIIPYLILAKGVSMVTGSMLTLHAYTIIEISKKIIPEARIEYDGSLNKPFKLTVRGIAKMF; from the coding sequence ATGATCGAGATAGATGGAAGCTTTGGAGAAGGAGGAGGCCAGATACTCAGATACTCTCTGGCACTGAGTGCTATAGTAGGTGAGAAGATCAGGATCACGAATATAAGAGCTAGAAGAGATAACCCAGGTCTTCAGAGACAGCATATTACAGTTGTTAATGCTCTCAAGACTATAACAAGAGGACATGCGGAGGGGGTTGAGATAGGGTCTACAGAGATTGTTTTCGAACCTTCCGGAATATACGGAGGAGAGTATACTTTCGATATAGGAACCGCCGGATCTGCGACGCTGGTTCTTCAGAGTATTCTACCAGTCCTAGCGTTCGCAGACAAGCCCTCCAAGATCAGAATTAGAGGAGGCACCGATGTTCCTTGGAGTCCTACTTATGATTATTTTAATAGTGTTTTCATAGAGTTCATAAGAAGATTAGGGTATGACGTTTCTCTAAAGATCTTTAGAAGAGGCCACTATCCTAAAGGTGGTGGTGAGGTTATTGCTGAGATTAGAAACTGTCCTAGAGGTTTTGAAAGTATTCAGCTCATAGAAAGAGGAAGAATAATAGAGGTCAGAGGAGTAAGCCATGCTGTAAGACTTCCTAGGCATGTTGCTGAGAGGCAGGCTCAAGCAGCATCTGATAAACTAAGATCTCTTGGAATAGATGCTCCTATAAATATTAGTATAGAAGCATACCCCCCGGATAAAGATCCTCATTTAGGCCCGGGTTCTGGTATAGCTCTATGGGCTGTTACTGAGAAGAGCATACTAGGATCAGATTATCTAGGTGCTAGAGATAGAAGAGCTGAGGAGGTAGGTGAGCGTGCCGCTAGAATTCTCTTCGAAGACCTCTCAACAGGAGCTGCTCTGGATAGACATATGTCTGATATGATAATTCCATATCTTATACTCGCGAAAGGTGTGAGCATGGTGACAGGCTCCATGCTCACACTACACGCATACACCATTATAGAGATCTCGAAGAAGATAATACCGGAAGCACGTATAGAGTATGATGGAAGTCTTAACAAACCATTCAAACTAACAGTAAGAGGTATTGCTAAGATGTTCTAG